The following coding sequences are from one Cyprinus carpio isolate SPL01 chromosome A24, ASM1834038v1, whole genome shotgun sequence window:
- the LOC109050143 gene encoding mitochondrial import inner membrane translocase subunit Tim21-like — MMYSIFRVERTTKCLQHILKRVQVRLPQQISALRPVFQTTRCTASTWSFYHTRSLYTGVHFCSKNDGQKDTDQVSVSRSSHTPPSPSAAQKVKQAGKDFTYLIVVLIGLSVTGGLLYVVFQELFSSSSPSKIYGQAFERCRSHPEVIGAFGEPIKGFGETSRRGRRQQVSHGEYMKDGLKYMRLKFYIEGSEPGLRGTVHSESKENPETGKYEFRYIFVDIDAYPRRTIVIEDNR; from the exons ATGATGTATTCAATATTCAGAGTCGAACGAACGACAAAGTGTCTGCAGCATATATTAAAACGTGTGCAAGTCAGACTACCACAGCAGATCTCCGCTTTACGACCTGTTTTTCAAACAACCCGATGTACTGCGTCCACGTGGTCATTTTATCACACTCGCTCGCTTTACACAGGAGTTCATTTCTGTAGTAAGAACGATGGGCAGAAGGACACGGACCAGGTGTCAGTTTCCAGAAGTTCCCACACACCTCCAAGCCCGTCTGCAGCACAGAAAG TCAAGCAAGCTGGCAAAGATTTCACCTATTTGATTGTGGTGCTCATTGGACTCAGTGTAACAG GTGGACTACTGTATGTGGTCTTTCAAGAGCTGTTTTCCTCTTCAAGCCCGAGCAAAATTTATGGGCAAGCTTTTGAGAGGTGCAGATCTCACCCAGAG GTAATTGGAGCTTTTGGAGAGCCCATCAAAGGTTTTGGGGAGACCAGTCGGCGTGGAAGAAGACAACAAGTCag TCATGGTGAGTACATGAAGGATGGACTCAAGTACATGCGGCTGAAGTTTTACATTGAGGGATCTGAACCAGGATTACGGGGAACTGTTCATTCTGAATCAAAGGAG AATCCTGAGACTGGAAAATATGAATTCAGGTATATCTTTGTAGACATAGACGCGTATCCCAGGAGGACAATCGTCATTGAAGACAacagataa